GGTGGCCAGGCGCCGGCCCGGTTCCAGGGTGGGGACGGGGCTTTCCCGCCAGAGGGCGGCCAGCATCTTGAGGTACGGGGAGCCCTTCTCGGTGGCGGCCTCGTACTGGCGGTGGTGGTAGCCGATGGCGGCGCGCTCGCGGATGATCGAGAAGCGGGCGGCGCGGAAGGTGTCGTCGGCGTCGATCAGCCGGGCGAGCCAGTCGTTGATGGCCGGGGTGGCTTCCATGTACGAGGCGGACAGGCCGCGCATGAAGCCCATGTTGAGGACCGAGAGCGCCGTTTTGACGTAGTGCTTGGCGGGGTCGGTGGTGTTGAAGAAGGTGCGGATGGACTGCTGGGCGAGGTGGTCGTCGTCGCCGGGGCCCAGGCACACCAGGCGCTGCCGGGCGACCTCGGCGGCGAAGGTGACGGAGAGCTTGTTCCACCACTGCCAGGGGTGGACGGGGAAGAGGTAGTAGTCGTCGGGGGCGAGGCCGAGGGCGGTGAGGTCGGCGGCGAAGCGGGCGCGGGTGGCGTCGCCGAGTTCCGCGCGGATGAGGGTGTCGTAGTCGAGGCCGGCGCCGGCGGTGAAGGTGGCGTGGTCGCGGCGGGCGGCCAGCCAGATCAGCTTCAGGGGGCTGGCGGTCTCGGGCGCGTAGGCGTGGTACTCGTGGATGCCGAAGCCGAGCCGGCCGTTGTTGGCGACGAAGCAGGGGTGGCCCTCGGTCATGCCGGTCTCGACGGCCTGGAAGTCCGACGTGGCCAGCTCCGCGGCGGTGGGGGCCGGTCCGGCGAGTTTGTAGGCGGTGCCGGAGAGGGTGGAGCTGATCTCCTCCAGGTAGACGGGGAGGATGCCGGCGGTCAGGCCCAGGGAGTCGCGGAGTTCGATGAAGAACTCCAGGGCGTCCAGGGGGAGTTCGGCCTGATCGCGGTGGCGGGTGATGCTGTCGGGGTCGACCTGCCAGTGGTCGAGGGCCTGTCTGCGGGCGGTGAAGCGGTACTCGGTGGCGCCGTCGTCGCTGCGTACCGCGTAGTGGCCGTCCCGTGGCAGGCGTGCGGGGGCGAGCAGCCGCTCGTGGGCGAACTCGGCGAGGGCCTTGCGGATCAGCAGGCGGTTGGCGCGGGCCCACAGTTCGGGGGTGAGGTGGGCGACGGCTTCCTGGGCGGTCGGCCGGGTGCCGGCGGCGGTCATCGGTGGTCTCCTCGGGTGGCCAGGAACTGGTCGCGGGTGCAGGTGCTGAGGTACGCCTCTTTGGAGGGGAGCGAGACGGTGCGCCGGACCTCGAAGCCGACGGCCTTGTTGAGGGCGTGGACGCCGGTGTTGCGGGCGTCCGGCTCGACGACGACGCGGCGGTTGGCCGGGTCGGCGAAGAGCATCTCCATGACGGTGGTGATCACCGCGCGGGTGAAGCCGTGCACGGGGGTGCCGGTGGGGGCGCACAGGAAGTGCATGCCGACGTCGCCGGGCTCGGCGGTGTGGACGCCGACCAGCTCGCGGTGGGCCGGGTCGTAGCGTTCCATCAGGAAGGCGGGGGTGCCGTTGTGCAGGCCGAGGAAGGCGTCGTGGAAGGGGTCGGCGTCGATCCGCGCGAACTCCTTCTCGACGGCGGCCCGGTCGTAGTCCTGCATCAGCCAGAAGACCGCTTTGGGGTGGGTGACCCAGGAGTGCAGGAGCGCGGCGTCCGCTGCGGGGTCCACCGGGCGGAGGGCGAACTCCCCCAGTGCGGGGTCGGTGCGGGTGAAGACGGGGGCGGTCATGCGGATATCTCCAGGGGGTGGTGCGGGCCGGCCGGGGCGGCGAACTCCTGGAAGGCGATGGCCTTCTCGACCGGGTAGTACTCGCGGCCGAGCAGCTCGCGGATGATGCAGGAGTTGCGGTAGGCGGCCATGCCGAGGTCGGGGGTGACGAAGCCGTGGGTGTGCAGCTCGGCGTTCTGCACGTAGATGCCGTGGCCGGTGGTGTCGATGCTGTAGTTGCGGGCCACGTCGTAGCGGCCGGCGTCGTCCCAGGCGATGCGGTCGCGGACCGGCTCCAGGAAGTCCGGTACGCGGTAGCGGTAGCCGGTGGCGAGGATCAGGCCCTGGGTGTCCAGGGAGAAGTCGGTGCCCTGTTCCTCCTGGCGCAGGCCGAGGGTGTAGGTGCCGCTGGTCTCGTCGTAACGCGCCGTGTTCAGGGCGGTGTTGGTGAGGAGGCGGGTGGGCACCGGGCCGGCGAGGTTCTTCTGGTAGAGCAGATCGAAGATGTCGTTGATCAGCTCGGAGTCGATGCCCTTGTAGAGGTGCTTCTGGTCGGCGTTGAGCCGGTCGCGGGTGGCCGGGGGGAGGGCGTGGAAGTAGTCCACGTACTCCGGTGAGGTCATCTCCAGCGTGAGCTTGGTGTATTCGAGGGGGAAGAAGCGCGGGGAGCGGGTGGCCCAGGTCAGGTGGTAGCCGTGGCTGTCGATGTCCTGGAGGAGGTCGAAGTAGACCTCCGCGGCGCTCTGGCCGCTGCCGATCAGGGTGATGCTCTTCTTGGCCTGGAGGGTGGCCTTGGCGTCCAGGTAGTCGGCGTTGTGCAGCAGGTCGCCGCCCAGGCCGCGGCAGGCGTCGGGCAGGTGCGGCGGGGTGCCGGTGCCCAGGACGAGCTTGCGGGCGCGGAAGGTGCGGCGGTCGCCGGTGGGGAGGTGCTCGGCGTGGACGGTGTAGACCTCGTCGCGCTCGTCGTACTCGACGGTGGTGACCTGGTGGGCGAAGCGGACGGAGTCGAGCTTGCCGGCCGCCCAGCGGCAGTAGTCGTTGAACTCGGCGCGCAGCGGATAGAAGTTCTCGCGGATGTAGAACGGGTAGAGCCGCCCGGATTCCTTCAGGTAGTTGAGGAAGGAGAACGGGGAGGTGGGGTCGGCGAGGGTGACCAGGTCGGCCATGAAGGGCACCTGGAGGTGGCTGCTCTCCAGCATCATGCCGGGGTGCCAGTCGAAGGACGCCTTGTTGTCCAGGAACAGGCCGTCGAGGCCGTCGATCGGCTCGGTCAGGCAGGCCAGGCCCAGGTTGAACGGGCCCAGGCCGATGGCGATGAAGTCGTAAGGGGCGGACACGGGGGTCTCCGGGGTTCGGCTCAGGGGACGGGGAGGGGCGCGCTCGCGGGCGCCGGCGCGGCGCGGGCGGCGGGCTGCGCGCGCGGGGTCAGTGCGCGCTGAGCGCCGGGCGGGGCTGCGCGGCGAGGAAGGTGCCGGCGTGCTCGGCGATCAGGTCGAGGACGGTGGCGATGTCCTCCAGCGTGGTCTCCGGGTTGAGCAGGGTGAACTTGAGGTAGTGGCGGCCGTCGACCTTGGTGCCCGCGACGATCGCGTCGCCGGAGGCGAACAGGGCCTCCCGGGCGTGCAGGTTGACCCGGTCGGCGAGCTCGGGGTCCGCGTCGCCGGCGGGGACGTAGCGGAAGACCAGGGTGCTCAGGCTGGGTTCGACGACGACGTCGAAGCGGGGGTCGTCGTGGAGGAGTTTCCAGG
The sequence above is a segment of the Streptomyces lydicus genome. Coding sequences within it:
- a CDS encoding IucA/IucC family protein: MTAAGTRPTAQEAVAHLTPELWARANRLLIRKALAEFAHERLLAPARLPRDGHYAVRSDDGATEYRFTARRQALDHWQVDPDSITRHRDQAELPLDALEFFIELRDSLGLTAGILPVYLEEISSTLSGTAYKLAGPAPTAAELATSDFQAVETGMTEGHPCFVANNGRLGFGIHEYHAYAPETASPLKLIWLAARRDHATFTAGAGLDYDTLIRAELGDATRARFAADLTALGLAPDDYYLFPVHPWQWWNKLSVTFAAEVARQRLVCLGPGDDDHLAQQSIRTFFNTTDPAKHYVKTALSVLNMGFMRGLSASYMEATPAINDWLARLIDADDTFRAARFSIIRERAAIGYHHRQYEAATEKGSPYLKMLAALWRESPVPTLEPGRRLATMASLLHTDRDGGSFAAALIEESGLDPAVWLRRYLDGYLTPVLHAFYAYDLVFMPHGENAILVIEDGAVERVIFKDIAEEIAVMDPDAVLPPAVARIRADVPEDKKLLSVFTDVFDCFFRFLSGTLADRGVLDEDTFWRTVAACVTDYQKSNPQLADKFARYDMFADEFALSCLNRLQLRNNQQMVDLQDPAGALQLIGTLRNPIARYAPTA
- a CDS encoding lysine N(6)-hydroxylase/L-ornithine N(5)-oxygenase family protein: MSAPYDFIAIGLGPFNLGLACLTEPIDGLDGLFLDNKASFDWHPGMMLESSHLQVPFMADLVTLADPTSPFSFLNYLKESGRLYPFYIRENFYPLRAEFNDYCRWAAGKLDSVRFAHQVTTVEYDERDEVYTVHAEHLPTGDRRTFRARKLVLGTGTPPHLPDACRGLGGDLLHNADYLDAKATLQAKKSITLIGSGQSAAEVYFDLLQDIDSHGYHLTWATRSPRFFPLEYTKLTLEMTSPEYVDYFHALPPATRDRLNADQKHLYKGIDSELINDIFDLLYQKNLAGPVPTRLLTNTALNTARYDETSGTYTLGLRQEEQGTDFSLDTQGLILATGYRYRVPDFLEPVRDRIAWDDAGRYDVARNYSIDTTGHGIYVQNAELHTHGFVTPDLGMAAYRNSCIIRELLGREYYPVEKAIAFQEFAAPAGPHHPLEISA
- a CDS encoding GNAT family N-acetyltransferase; translated protein: MTAPVFTRTDPALGEFALRPVDPAADAALLHSWVTHPKAVFWLMQDYDRAAVEKEFARIDADPFHDAFLGLHNGTPAFLMERYDPAHRELVGVHTAEPGDVGMHFLCAPTGTPVHGFTRAVITTVMEMLFADPANRRVVVEPDARNTGVHALNKAVGFEVRRTVSLPSKEAYLSTCTRDQFLATRGDHR